The Benincasa hispida cultivar B227 chromosome 9, ASM972705v1, whole genome shotgun sequence genome has a segment encoding these proteins:
- the LOC120087139 gene encoding elongation factor Tu, mitochondrial, with translation MASVALRNSTSKRLLPHLSPLSWCCRGSASSHSSISELLSRNDGASSTIPWWRSMATFTRTKPHVNVGTIGHVDHGKTTLTAAITKVLAEEGKAKAIAFDEIDKAPEERKRGITIATAHVEYETAKRHYAHVDCPGHADYVKNMITGAAQMDGGILVVSGPDGAMPQTKEHILLARQVGVPSLVCFLNKVDAVDDPELLDLVEMELRELLSFYKFPGDDIPIIRGSALSALQGTNEEIGKQAILKLMDAVDEYIPDPVRQLDKPFLMPIEDVFSIQGRGTVATGRVEQGTIKVGEEVEVLGLSQGPPLKTTVTGVEMFKKILDQGQAGDNVGLLLRGLKREEIQRGQVIAKPGSLKTYKKFEAEIYVLTKEEGGRHTAFMSNYRPQFYMRTADITGKVELPENVKMVMPGDNVTAGFELISPVPLEKGQRFALREGGRTVGAGVVSKVIS, from the exons ATGGCTTCGGTTGCACTCCGAAACTCCACTTCCAAGCGCCTCCTTCCACACTTATCTCCATTATCATGGTGTTGCAGAGGATCCGCATCTTCCCATTCTTCCATCTCCGAATTGCTTTCCAGAAACGATGGAGCTTCTAGTACTATTCCTTGGTGGAGATCCATGGCTACTTTCACTCGCAC AAAGCCTCATGTAAATGTGGGGACAATTGGCCATGTTGACCATGGAAAGACTACATTGACCGCAGCTATTACGAAG GTATTGGCCGAGGAAGGGAAAGCTAAAGCTATAGCATTTGATGAAATTGATAAAGCCCcagaagagagaaagagaggaatTACTATTGCAACG GCTCACGTAGAATATGAGACTGCTAAGAGACATTATGCTCACGTAGATTGCCCAGGACATGCTGATTATGTCAAA AACATGATTACTGGAGCTGCTCAAATGGATGGCGGTATCCTTGTTGTGTCTGGCCCTGATGGTGCCATGCCTCAGACCAAGGAGCATATTCTACTAGCACGGCAG GTTGGTGTTCCATCACTTGTGTGCTTTTTGAATAAAGTTGACGCTGTTGATGATCCTGAACTGTTGGACCTTGTGGAAATGGAACTTCGTG AACTTCTCAGCTTCTACAAGTTCCCTGGCGATGACATTCCCATCATTAGAGGTTCAGCTCTATCTGCATTACAGggtacaaatgaagaaattggtaAACAGGCTATTCTAAAGTTAATGGATGCTGTTGATGAATACATTCCCGACCCTGTTCGCCAGCTTGACAAACCTTTCCTGATGCCAATTGAAGACGTTTTCTCTATTCAG GGTCGTGGAACTGTTGCTACTGGTCGCGTTGAGCAGGGAACTATTAAAGTCGGTGAAGAAGTTGAAGTTCTTGGCTTAAGTCAG GGACCTCCTTTGAAAACTACTGTAACTGGTGTAGAGATGTTCAAGAAAATCTTGGATCAAGGACAA GCTGGTGATAATGTGGGTCTCCTTCTCCGTGGTCTAAAAAGAGAAGAGATTCAACGTGGACAG GTCATTGCAAAGCCTGGAAGTCTAAAaacttacaagaaatttgagGCAGAGATATATGTTCTCACAAAAGAGGAAGGTGGCCGACATACTGCTTTTATGTCCAACTATAGACCTCAATTTTACATGAGAACTGCAGATATCACTGGAAAGGTTGAATTACCTGAAAATGTCAAGATGGTTATGCCTGGTGACAACGTGACTGCAGGTTTTGAGTTGATTTCACCCGTTCCCCTTGAAAAAG GACAAAGATTTGCCCTGAGGGAGGGTGGTAGAACAGTTGGTGCCGGAGTAGTTTCTAAAGTTATTAGCTGA